In the genome of Bdellovibrio bacteriovorus, one region contains:
- a CDS encoding NnrS family protein — translation MEQNQLDAYRIFFPAGWLLSIWGVVLWILFPWKLVNYPGFSHPEIMMGGFFLCFVCGFLMTAVPRFTNTFGPTRAEQNFSFIAIAGLFASLLVSQKAAFYGAVLLCLFFLVFYSARRFLQRKSNPPDSFIFVAAGLLSAIAGTFILFLAEFVNLPSGLYSLGRSLFLQCYIMCLILGVGSRLIPALLGWGPLPTEMHKTSRQVWLFAGLSFFFVLSYFCESQGHTLGAALLRAAIVTLICFKFWRLYKFPQRRGVQTWGLWSSAWSLLLAFWALVFLPSFRIHILHIVYASGMGLMTFMIAVRVILSHGKHSMILEKSSKLLGLGAFLLFFAGLTRFSAGLAPHIYQSHLLYAAVTWIAGALVWGWVFLPKIFHVGTSHDKSV, via the coding sequence GGATTCTTTTTCCTTGGAAGCTAGTCAATTATCCAGGTTTTAGTCATCCCGAGATTATGATGGGAGGATTTTTTCTGTGTTTTGTATGCGGTTTTCTTATGACGGCTGTCCCACGTTTCACAAATACTTTTGGGCCGACTCGGGCCGAACAAAATTTTTCTTTTATCGCCATTGCGGGTTTGTTTGCAAGCTTGCTGGTTTCGCAGAAGGCGGCTTTTTATGGTGCCGTATTGCTCTGTCTTTTCTTTTTAGTTTTCTATAGCGCTCGCAGATTTTTACAAAGAAAAAGCAATCCGCCGGATTCTTTTATTTTCGTCGCGGCCGGTTTGCTTTCAGCGATCGCCGGAACTTTCATTCTATTTTTAGCAGAGTTCGTGAACCTTCCTTCGGGCCTCTATTCATTGGGGCGAAGTCTTTTTCTGCAATGTTATATTATGTGTTTGATTTTAGGAGTAGGCTCTCGATTGATTCCGGCTTTGCTCGGCTGGGGCCCGCTTCCCACGGAGATGCATAAAACTTCACGCCAGGTTTGGTTGTTTGCCGGGCTTTCGTTCTTTTTTGTTTTGAGCTACTTCTGTGAAAGCCAGGGCCACACTTTAGGTGCAGCCCTTCTTCGCGCGGCGATCGTAACGCTGATTTGTTTTAAATTCTGGAGGTTATATAAGTTCCCGCAAAGAAGGGGTGTGCAGACTTGGGGTCTGTGGTCCTCGGCGTGGTCACTGTTATTGGCGTTCTGGGCCTTGGTTTTTTTACCGTCGTTCCGCATTCATATATTGCACATAGTTTATGCTTCCGGAATGGGTCTTATGACATTTATGATCGCAGTGCGGGTGATTCTTTCGCATGGTAAGCACAGTATGATTTTAGAAAAAAGCTCCAAGCTTTTGGGGCTCGGAGCTTTCTTGCTTTTCTTCGCCGGATTGACCCGCTTTTCTGCGGGACTGGCTCCGCATATTTACCAGTCCCATCTTTTGTACGCGGCCGTTACGTGGATTGCTGGAGCTCTGGTCTGGGGCTGGGTGTTCCTGCCCAAGATTTTTCATGTTGGGACTTCGCATGATAAAAGCGTTTAG
- the nrdD gene encoding anaerobic ribonucleoside-triphosphate reductase gives MLRLNEQQLNTKMQFIENYIRAANAAEGSKFDANANVTHKNIATMESELNKDINIQVNRALVRKKIESLFGTELADEYIRQIEAHEIYVHDETSLKPYCASISMYPLLLDGLKKLGGESQAPRHLESFCGCFVNLVFAISSQFAGAVATVEWLMYFDHFARKDYGDNYLETHTRLINNHLQHVVYALNQPAAARGYQSVFWNISLYDESYFKSLFADFVFPDGDTPCWKTVEKLQAHFMSWFNQERTKALLTFPVVTAAMLTGDQGPLNPSFAHMCAKELSEGNSFFMYMSDSADSLASCCRLRNEISDRTFSYSLGAGGVATGSINVITLNMNRLVQKNLDLLESVQKIQKYQVAYRKLMQDYFDNGLLTAYSAGFITLDKQFLTIGINGMVEAAEYLGYQVSNNARYKAFLKQQLKTIFDANRAARKTYGYMFNTEFVPAENLGVKNSAWDRADGLTASRDCYNSYFYVVENDDVNAVDKMILHGAEMMEYLDGGSALHLNLEEKLTAQGFYKLIHAAALTGCNYWCVNVKITICNVCEAIDKRTLHHCPQCGSDNVDHATRVIGYLKRISSFSSARQKEAAKRFYHAKSQHEKSWAGTPSPRPELQQST, from the coding sequence ATGCTTCGCTTGAACGAGCAACAGCTCAATACCAAAATGCAATTTATCGAAAACTACATCCGCGCCGCCAATGCCGCTGAAGGCTCTAAATTCGATGCCAATGCCAACGTCACTCATAAAAATATTGCGACCATGGAATCTGAACTGAATAAGGACATCAATATTCAAGTGAATCGCGCGTTGGTCCGCAAAAAAATTGAAAGTCTTTTCGGAACTGAACTTGCCGATGAATACATTCGTCAAATCGAAGCCCATGAGATTTATGTCCATGATGAAACTTCTCTTAAACCTTATTGCGCTTCTATTTCGATGTATCCTCTTTTGCTGGATGGATTGAAAAAACTTGGAGGAGAGTCTCAGGCTCCCCGACACCTAGAAAGCTTCTGCGGCTGTTTTGTAAATCTGGTCTTTGCTATTTCGTCCCAGTTTGCCGGTGCCGTCGCTACGGTCGAGTGGCTGATGTATTTTGATCACTTTGCGCGAAAAGATTATGGCGATAACTACTTAGAAACTCACACTCGTCTTATTAACAATCATCTGCAACACGTGGTGTATGCCTTGAATCAACCTGCGGCCGCTCGAGGTTACCAATCCGTGTTCTGGAATATCTCGCTTTATGACGAGTCGTACTTTAAATCTCTTTTCGCAGACTTCGTTTTCCCCGATGGCGACACACCTTGCTGGAAAACAGTCGAAAAATTGCAGGCACATTTTATGAGTTGGTTTAACCAGGAAAGAACCAAGGCGCTTTTAACTTTCCCCGTAGTAACGGCGGCTATGCTGACGGGCGATCAAGGCCCCCTGAATCCCAGCTTCGCTCATATGTGCGCGAAAGAATTGAGTGAAGGCAATAGCTTCTTTATGTACATGAGTGACTCTGCGGACAGCCTGGCAAGTTGCTGTCGCTTGCGCAATGAGATCTCAGACCGCACCTTCAGTTATTCGCTGGGAGCTGGCGGCGTCGCGACGGGTTCTATTAACGTGATCACTTTGAATATGAATCGCCTGGTTCAAAAGAATTTGGATTTGCTTGAGTCGGTTCAGAAAATTCAAAAGTACCAAGTCGCTTATCGTAAATTGATGCAAGATTATTTCGATAACGGTTTATTAACTGCGTACTCCGCGGGGTTTATCACGCTCGACAAACAATTTCTGACGATCGGTATTAACGGAATGGTCGAAGCGGCGGAATATCTGGGCTATCAGGTTTCTAACAATGCTCGGTATAAAGCTTTCTTGAAACAACAGCTGAAAACTATTTTTGACGCCAATCGTGCCGCTCGCAAAACTTATGGATATATGTTTAACACCGAGTTTGTTCCCGCAGAAAATCTAGGTGTGAAAAATTCTGCCTGGGATCGCGCCGACGGACTGACCGCCTCCAGAGACTGTTACAACTCGTACTTCTATGTCGTTGAAAACGACGACGTCAATGCGGTTGATAAAATGATTCTGCATGGAGCGGAAATGATGGAATATCTTGATGGCGGTTCCGCATTGCATTTGAACCTTGAAGAAAAGCTAACCGCTCAGGGATTTTACAAATTGATCCATGCTGCAGCTTTAACGGGATGCAATTACTGGTGTGTGAATGTCAAAATCACGATTTGCAACGTGTGTGAGGCTATCGACAAACGCACTCTGCACCATTGCCCTCAATGTGGCAGTGATAATGTCGATCACGCCACACGAGTCATTGGTTACTTGAAACGAATCTCATCGTTCAGTTCCGCTCGTCAGAAAGAAGCGGCTAAACGCTTTTATCATGCGAAGTCCCAACATGAAAAATCTTGGGCAGGAACACCCAGCCCCAGACCAGAGCTCCAGCAATCCACGTAA
- a CDS encoding rhomboid family intramembrane serine protease, with protein sequence MTFQTAPLTPAVKWLLIINVAIWFVFQVIMEGFLRVPFTSLFGLFPGKVLFEFQIWQLGTYMFLHSLQVTHILFNMLMLWFFGAELEQRWGTKFFLIYYFTSGIGAAILYCLGIWIYALATGSQTGLIVPVVGASGAVFGLLLAQGIIFGERIVYFFMLFPMKTRYFVALMGLVQLASMMTSSVSGGEVAYLAHLGGLVSGYLCLKFKGWFDRNEWKKKSKAKGRNLRLVVDNEKNDKPPKYWN encoded by the coding sequence GTGACCTTTCAAACAGCTCCCTTAACTCCTGCAGTGAAGTGGTTGCTGATCATCAATGTGGCTATCTGGTTTGTTTTCCAAGTGATTATGGAAGGCTTCTTGCGCGTTCCGTTCACTTCTTTGTTCGGTCTTTTCCCGGGCAAGGTTCTGTTTGAATTCCAGATCTGGCAATTAGGTACTTATATGTTCCTGCACTCTTTGCAGGTGACGCACATCCTTTTCAATATGCTGATGCTTTGGTTCTTCGGTGCCGAGCTTGAGCAACGCTGGGGCACGAAGTTCTTCCTGATTTATTATTTCACTTCGGGCATCGGGGCCGCGATTCTTTATTGCTTGGGTATCTGGATCTACGCTTTGGCGACGGGTTCTCAAACGGGCTTGATTGTGCCGGTTGTGGGGGCTTCGGGTGCGGTCTTTGGGCTCTTGTTGGCTCAAGGGATTATCTTTGGTGAGCGCATTGTTTACTTCTTTATGCTCTTTCCGATGAAGACTCGCTACTTCGTGGCCTTGATGGGTCTTGTTCAGTTAGCCTCCATGATGACTTCAAGTGTCAGCGGGGGAGAGGTCGCTTACCTAGCGCATTTAGGTGGTTTGGTTTCGGGTTATCTATGCCTTAAATTCAAGGGCTGGTTTGACCGTAACGAGTGGAAAAAGAAGTCCAAAGCCAAGGGCCGCAACCTGCGCCTGGTGGTGGATAACGAAAAGAACGATAAGCCGCCCAAATATTGGAATTAA
- the sppA gene encoding signal peptide peptidase SppA — protein sequence MKGSFFKKLVIIFLVFVGIGALLKMSMDSFGESEKKVLSQNSILHLEMNGVILNGKKFLKNLKKYKDDDKVKAILISINSPGGSVGPSQEIFAEIKRAREELKKPVICVTTGVMASGAYYSAVACDKIVVAPGALIGSIGVIMEFANIEKLYDWAKISRYSITSGKFKDSGAEYRAMREDERALFQSMIDEVYGQFKATVAKERNLKEEVVSEYADGRVFTGATAVKMGFADQVGFFEDAVKLAAETAKLGDDFDVFEIPKKRMSIFDLGGGDSEDDLNSLSEYTDLLKGKSFGPDMEGAMKYILRAKYLNQPLLLMPGYWE from the coding sequence ATGAAGGGCAGTTTCTTTAAAAAGCTTGTTATCATTTTTCTAGTTTTTGTCGGTATCGGAGCTCTACTAAAAATGAGCATGGATTCTTTCGGCGAATCCGAAAAGAAAGTCCTTTCCCAAAATTCCATTCTTCACCTTGAAATGAACGGTGTGATTCTGAATGGGAAAAAGTTCCTTAAAAATCTTAAGAAATATAAAGACGACGACAAAGTAAAAGCGATCTTGATCTCTATCAATTCACCGGGTGGATCTGTCGGTCCTTCTCAAGAAATCTTTGCTGAGATCAAACGCGCGCGTGAAGAACTTAAAAAACCCGTCATCTGTGTGACAACGGGTGTGATGGCCAGTGGCGCTTATTACTCTGCCGTAGCCTGTGACAAAATCGTGGTGGCTCCAGGGGCTTTGATTGGTTCCATCGGCGTGATCATGGAGTTTGCGAACATCGAAAAGCTTTACGACTGGGCGAAGATTTCTCGTTACTCTATCACTTCGGGAAAGTTTAAAGACTCCGGTGCAGAGTACAGAGCTATGCGTGAAGACGAAAGAGCTCTTTTCCAAAGCATGATTGATGAAGTCTATGGTCAGTTCAAAGCGACGGTGGCTAAAGAGCGCAATCTAAAAGAAGAGGTTGTCAGCGAATATGCGGATGGTCGGGTGTTCACCGGTGCCACTGCGGTGAAAATGGGTTTTGCCGATCAAGTAGGTTTCTTTGAAGACGCCGTTAAATTGGCGGCGGAAACAGCGAAGCTAGGTGATGACTTTGATGTTTTCGAAATTCCTAAAAAACGTATGAGCATTTTTGATCTTGGTGGCGGTGACTCTGAAGACGACTTAAACAGTCTTTCTGAATACACCGATCTTCTTAAAGGAAAATCCTTCGGCCCAGATATGGAAGGCGCAATGAAATACATCTTGCGCGCGAAATATTTGAATCAACCGTTGTTATTGATGCCTGGTTACTGGGAGTAA
- a CDS encoding Crp/Fnr family transcriptional regulator yields MSEANKLNCPICSSQEEKVISDLLSFMKKKKFVKNSLIFEAGEEINGLYLITSGSVKISKLSPSGKEIVLQILGEGKTFGEGSVLGQDRHSDTFVANENTEVMFLPKKEFQNIIQSNLSLYQAVVGSLIKWMNNLDVVIENINTPSAKDRVWLHLGRLQEQQKTPVIKLDGKKHDVALMLGLRPETFSRALAELESEGKIKMNHKQIQLLL; encoded by the coding sequence ATGAGCGAAGCAAATAAACTGAATTGCCCCATCTGTTCTTCGCAGGAAGAAAAAGTGATCTCGGATTTACTTTCTTTTATGAAGAAAAAAAAGTTCGTGAAAAATTCGCTCATCTTTGAAGCTGGTGAAGAGATCAATGGCCTTTATCTGATAACTAGCGGGTCTGTGAAAATTTCTAAGCTTTCTCCTTCAGGAAAAGAAATTGTCTTACAAATTCTGGGAGAAGGAAAAACCTTCGGCGAAGGCAGCGTGTTGGGTCAGGACCGCCACAGCGACACTTTTGTCGCAAATGAAAATACGGAAGTCATGTTCCTTCCAAAAAAAGAGTTTCAAAACATCATTCAGTCCAATCTTTCTTTGTACCAAGCCGTCGTAGGCTCGCTGATTAAATGGATGAACAATCTGGATGTGGTTATTGAAAACATCAACACCCCGTCTGCGAAAGACCGCGTGTGGCTTCATTTAGGACGTCTGCAAGAACAACAAAAAACGCCCGTGATAAAGTTGGACGGCAAGAAACATGATGTGGCTTTGATGTTAGGGCTTCGTCCAGAAACATTTTCCCGCGCTTTAGCCGAACTGGAAAGCGAAGGAAAAATTAAGATGAATCATAAGCAGATCCAACTGTTGTTATAA
- a CDS encoding prenyltransferase/squalene oxidase repeat-containing protein → MHGSLFGILLLFVSLGAHARPYFDKQISSALEFIEHYQTSGKDGYDLGQWRARVTSYVPSAIGVGKFNVPFEEPTAFVASSVANVLAEIYLHDSRYTLIPPMIDKTIEGFQKYYWGSLFNFYPPATFKGVRVRQPRYMYLAPQWKGFANIPPDADTTSVSYTLMRYRDMIENRASPDLPSQVINAFSYARDLNRVPHAYNAAQGHFKTGAFLTWLWDEKNPDMPRNIFAAPHRGTRIPFNFNDVDCVVNGNVLKLLKLAQKTSGPGYRASCDHLNRVVRNKQFYFCGMYYPSYYALPYTMATALQSGVSCLEPSKERLINYIISKQRKDGSWRNSFLARPDYVHSTAWALNTLILLGDSENELHRARVKRGVRFLLSQAQKDSAGRTYWAGQVFYAATFIARYPVVWRSSAYTTALSAKALLLSEPYLR, encoded by the coding sequence GTGCACGGAAGCTTATTTGGAATCTTGTTATTGTTCGTTTCGCTGGGCGCGCACGCTCGTCCTTATTTTGATAAACAGATTTCATCTGCTTTGGAATTTATCGAGCACTATCAAACATCCGGCAAGGATGGTTACGATTTAGGACAGTGGCGAGCGCGTGTGACGTCCTATGTACCTAGCGCGATCGGTGTTGGTAAGTTCAATGTTCCGTTTGAAGAGCCTACGGCTTTTGTCGCCTCCTCCGTCGCCAATGTGCTCGCAGAAATTTATTTGCACGACTCACGCTATACATTGATTCCACCGATGATCGATAAAACCATCGAGGGCTTTCAAAAATACTATTGGGGTTCCTTGTTCAACTTTTATCCTCCAGCGACTTTCAAGGGCGTCCGAGTTCGACAACCGCGATATATGTATTTAGCACCACAGTGGAAAGGTTTTGCGAATATTCCTCCCGATGCGGATACGACGTCCGTGTCTTACACATTGATGCGTTATCGGGACATGATTGAAAATCGCGCCTCACCCGATCTTCCATCGCAAGTGATAAATGCTTTTTCTTACGCACGCGATTTAAACCGTGTGCCTCATGCTTACAATGCAGCTCAGGGACATTTCAAAACCGGTGCGTTTTTAACCTGGTTGTGGGATGAGAAAAATCCCGATATGCCTCGAAATATTTTTGCGGCTCCTCATCGCGGCACACGAATTCCATTTAATTTTAATGACGTTGACTGCGTGGTGAACGGCAATGTTTTAAAACTTCTGAAGCTCGCCCAAAAAACTTCAGGCCCGGGATATCGTGCTAGTTGCGATCATCTGAACCGTGTTGTCAGGAACAAACAGTTTTATTTCTGTGGAATGTACTATCCAAGCTACTATGCTCTGCCGTACACGATGGCGACAGCTCTTCAATCGGGAGTGTCTTGCCTAGAACCATCAAAAGAGCGGCTGATCAATTATATTATCAGCAAGCAGCGCAAAGACGGTTCCTGGCGCAACAGTTTCTTAGCGCGACCTGATTATGTGCACTCAACAGCCTGGGCCCTGAACACGCTCATCCTGCTTGGTGACTCCGAAAATGAACTGCATCGGGCGCGTGTAAAAAGAGGCGTTCGTTTTTTACTTTCCCAAGCACAAAAGGATTCAGCGGGTCGCACTTACTGGGCGGGACAAGTTTTTTATGCCGCCACTTTTATTGCGCGCTACCCGGTCGTTTGGCGGTCGTCGGCCTACACCACAGCTTTATCAGCGAAGGCTTTGCTTTTATCTGAACCCTATTTGAGATGA
- the nrdG gene encoding anaerobic ribonucleoside-triphosphate reductase activating protein, whose amino-acid sequence MNIYKYDIVFQEVPDQISLAFYVCGCPLKCPGCHSPELWTEKTGSPLTVELLQQLLMEYKNKITCVLFLGGEWHAKDLISFLTLCQQQGLLTALYTGLDDVPSSLKDHLDFLKVGPWRAELGGLNSPTTNQKFIDLKTQQTLNHLFQR is encoded by the coding sequence ATGAACATCTACAAGTACGACATCGTCTTTCAAGAAGTGCCCGACCAAATCAGCCTTGCCTTCTATGTCTGCGGCTGTCCCCTGAAATGCCCCGGCTGTCACTCTCCAGAACTCTGGACGGAAAAAACGGGTTCCCCACTCACGGTGGAGTTGTTGCAGCAGCTTTTGATGGAATATAAAAACAAAATCACCTGCGTTCTTTTTTTAGGTGGTGAATGGCACGCGAAAGATCTTATCTCGTTTCTAACTCTTTGCCAGCAGCAAGGGTTGCTCACCGCTCTTTACACGGGATTGGACGATGTTCCTTCGTCCCTTAAAGATCACTTGGACTTTCTCAAAGTCGGGCCGTGGCGCGCCGAGCTGGGCGGGCTGAACTCGCCGACGACCAATCAAAAATTTATCGATTTAAAAACCCAACAGACACTCAATCATCTTTTTCAAAGATAA
- a CDS encoding 30S ribosomal protein S1 has protein sequence MTKQLNKAELEKQKVLAFLDAEDAKVPANPGILNAKADKGDFENLFEASMKEQDFKVGDVVTGTVVEVQSDYVLVDINYKSEGLIAINEFRIVDGVREVKAGDKVEVLIDRIENENGMIVLSKDKADMLRAWTDISKAAENEEVIEGTVVAKVKGGLSVDIGVKAFLPGSQIDLRPVRNMDVYLGKKFKFKVIKFNKKRGNIVLSRRALLEEERDSLRSQTLDTMAEGSIVTGVVKNITDYGAFIDLGGMDGLLHITDMSWGRVKHPSEMLNVGDEIQVKVLKYDKEKERVSLGMKQLTSDPWESVKASYPPGTKLKGKVVSLAEYGAFVELGEGIEGLIHVSEMSWTKRVKHPSQIVNVGDEVEVVVLEVDTENRRISLGMKQLQTNPWVEMKESYPPGTIIEGEVKSVTDFGIFIGIEEGIDGLVHISDFSWTKRVNHPSEMFTKGQKVRAVVLGVDIENERFSLGIKQLESDPWSNIENKYAIGTQHDVKVTKTADFGAFVELESDIEGLIHISELTTDKINSVEDFIKPGQTVKAEVISIDKDARKIGLSAKLVKLREAKADVDDYVKKATATSKSTFGDLFADQLKNVKTDKQ, from the coding sequence ATGACAAAACAATTAAACAAAGCCGAGCTTGAAAAACAGAAAGTTCTAGCTTTCTTGGATGCTGAAGACGCTAAGGTTCCAGCAAATCCTGGTATCTTGAATGCGAAAGCAGATAAAGGTGACTTCGAAAATCTATTTGAAGCATCTATGAAAGAGCAAGACTTCAAAGTCGGCGACGTTGTTACTGGTACAGTAGTCGAAGTTCAGTCTGACTACGTTCTAGTTGACATCAACTACAAGTCTGAAGGTTTGATCGCTATCAATGAATTCCGTATTGTTGACGGTGTTCGTGAAGTGAAAGCTGGAGACAAAGTAGAAGTTTTGATCGACCGTATCGAAAACGAAAACGGCATGATCGTTCTTTCTAAAGACAAAGCTGACATGCTTCGCGCATGGACTGATATCTCTAAAGCAGCTGAGAACGAAGAAGTTATCGAAGGTACTGTTGTTGCTAAAGTTAAAGGCGGCTTGAGCGTTGATATCGGCGTTAAAGCATTCTTGCCTGGATCTCAAATCGATCTACGCCCTGTTCGCAACATGGACGTTTACCTTGGTAAGAAATTTAAATTCAAAGTTATCAAATTCAATAAGAAACGTGGCAACATCGTTCTTTCTCGCCGCGCTCTTCTTGAAGAAGAACGTGACAGTCTCCGTTCACAAACTCTTGATACTATGGCGGAAGGTTCTATCGTTACTGGTGTTGTTAAAAACATCACTGACTACGGAGCATTCATCGACCTTGGTGGCATGGACGGATTGTTGCACATCACAGACATGTCTTGGGGCCGTGTAAAACATCCTTCAGAAATGTTGAATGTTGGCGACGAAATCCAAGTTAAAGTTCTTAAATACGACAAAGAAAAAGAACGCGTTTCTTTGGGCATGAAGCAATTGACTTCTGATCCTTGGGAATCTGTTAAAGCTTCTTATCCTCCAGGCACTAAGCTTAAAGGAAAAGTTGTATCTTTGGCTGAATACGGTGCATTCGTTGAGCTTGGCGAAGGTATCGAAGGTTTGATCCACGTTTCTGAAATGTCTTGGACTAAACGTGTGAAACATCCTTCTCAAATCGTAAACGTTGGTGACGAAGTTGAAGTTGTCGTACTTGAAGTCGACACTGAAAACCGCCGCATCAGCTTGGGTATGAAACAGCTTCAAACTAATCCTTGGGTTGAAATGAAGGAATCTTATCCTCCAGGAACAATCATCGAGGGTGAAGTTAAGTCTGTAACTGACTTCGGTATCTTCATCGGTATTGAAGAAGGTATTGACGGTCTAGTTCATATCTCTGACTTCTCTTGGACTAAACGCGTAAATCACCCAAGTGAGATGTTCACTAAAGGTCAAAAAGTACGCGCGGTTGTTCTAGGTGTAGACATCGAGAACGAAAGATTCTCTTTGGGTATCAAACAACTTGAGTCTGACCCTTGGTCTAACATCGAGAACAAATACGCTATCGGTACACAACACGACGTTAAAGTAACTAAAACAGCTGATTTTGGTGCTTTCGTTGAGCTTGAGTCTGATATCGAAGGTTTGATCCACATTTCTGAACTTACAACTGACAAAATCAACTCAGTTGAAGACTTCATTAAGCCAGGTCAAACTGTAAAAGCTGAAGTGATCTCTATCGACAAAGATGCTCGTAAGATCGGTTTGTCAGCTAAGCTTGTTAAACTTCGCGAAGCAAAAGCGGACGTTGACGATTACGTTAAAAAAGCGACTGCAACATCTAAGTCTACTTTCGGTGACTTGTTTGCTGACCAGTTGAAAAACGTAAAAACTGACAAGCAATAG
- a CDS encoding HIT family protein: MAKKAKKKASAKTKVGKKTAKAATGKMQIGKDVWPLERDVLFRPDRMKYVRKLIKPEGCVFCKAAKDDPSFDTLCVYQTEHSMVVLNKFPYNSGHLLVLPRRHCGDLLQLSEAEFRDLQDTIRLAMKALNDAYEPGGINLGLNHGAVAGAGIPEHLHYHLIPRWAGDLNFFPLIAETKVLVESLEQTYDKLSGILRKYE, from the coding sequence GTGGCAAAAAAGGCAAAAAAGAAAGCATCGGCAAAAACCAAGGTCGGCAAGAAGACCGCAAAGGCAGCGACCGGTAAAATGCAAATCGGTAAGGACGTTTGGCCTTTAGAGCGCGACGTTCTTTTCCGTCCTGATCGCATGAAGTACGTGCGTAAGCTGATCAAACCGGAAGGTTGTGTTTTCTGTAAAGCCGCAAAAGACGATCCCTCTTTTGACACTCTTTGTGTTTATCAAACCGAGCATTCCATGGTGGTGCTTAACAAATTCCCCTACAACAGTGGGCATCTTTTGGTTTTGCCTCGCCGTCATTGCGGGGATCTTCTGCAATTGTCAGAAGCAGAGTTTCGCGATTTGCAAGACACCATTCGTTTGGCCATGAAAGCGCTGAACGATGCTTACGAACCGGGTGGAATAAACTTGGGTTTGAATCACGGGGCTGTGGCCGGTGCGGGAATTCCTGAACATCTTCATTATCATTTGATCCCGCGTTGGGCCGGGGATCTTAATTTCTTTCCGCTCATCGCAGAGACCAAAGTCTTGGTTGAAAGTCTGGAGCAGACCTACGATAAGCTTTCGGGTATTTTAAGAAAATATGAATAG